From a region of the Candidatus Brocadia sp. genome:
- the cas2 gene encoding CRISPR-associated endonuclease Cas2, giving the protein MNKLFTVVAYDISDDKRRTKLHQALKKYGKAVQFSAFECLVTAKEFAGMIGTIHGLLKKEEDKLRIYTLCDGCYKGIKNLGTGEIAKERHTVVV; this is encoded by the coding sequence ATGAACAAGCTTTTCACCGTAGTGGCCTATGATATATCAGATGACAAGAGAAGAACAAAATTGCACCAGGCGCTGAAAAAGTATGGAAAGGCAGTTCAATTCAGTGCGTTTGAATGTTTGGTAACCGCAAAAGAGTTTGCAGGGATGATTGGGACAATACATGGTCTTTTAAAAAAGGAGGAAGATAAATTGCGTATTTATACCTTGTGTGATGGTTGCTACAAAGGAATAAAAAATTTAGGCACTGGCGAGATAGCAAAAGAACGACATACGGTTGTCGTTTAA
- the cas1 gene encoding CRISPR-associated endonuclease Cas1 codes for MGIVYIIEQGATITKADGRLVVRKDSRVLEDMPSKDVERLVIFGNVHITTPAMKYLLESGADVSFFSIHGNYKGRLQPRLCSDAELRRLQYQKSSHRETCLEVSKAFVSAKLRNMETFLKRQKRKTAQALSALDTIKQGLLDIQNVPDIHSLRGYEGSSSARYYKALSSLLQKDFQFQKRTRRPPADEANVLLSLGYTLLFNRVYGALNVVGLDPYQGMYHLADRGHATLASDFMEEFRVLIVDSVVLLLVNTREITVKDFSHSQGNIMLTHDGLKKALSRFEDKMNTVIMHTRISMRVSYQQCIEIQARQFARFIRGHDTAYMPFVLQ; via the coding sequence ATGGGCATTGTATATATTATAGAGCAGGGGGCAACCATTACCAAAGCAGATGGCCGCCTGGTGGTAAGAAAAGATAGCCGGGTGCTTGAGGATATGCCGTCTAAGGATGTTGAACGGCTGGTTATCTTTGGAAACGTGCATATTACAACACCGGCAATGAAGTATCTCCTGGAAAGTGGCGCCGATGTAAGTTTTTTCAGCATCCACGGGAACTACAAGGGCCGTCTTCAGCCAAGGCTTTGCAGTGATGCGGAATTGAGACGGTTGCAATACCAAAAATCCTCCCACAGGGAAACGTGTCTGGAGGTAAGCAAAGCGTTCGTTTCCGCCAAATTAAGGAATATGGAAACATTCCTGAAGCGGCAAAAAAGAAAAACGGCACAGGCGCTGAGCGCCCTTGATACCATAAAACAGGGTTTGCTTGATATACAAAACGTACCCGACATCCATTCCTTGAGAGGGTATGAAGGCAGCTCTTCAGCAAGGTATTACAAAGCATTGAGCAGTCTGTTGCAAAAGGATTTTCAGTTTCAAAAGCGTACGCGCCGTCCGCCTGCCGATGAGGCAAACGTTCTTCTGAGCCTTGGATATACCCTCCTGTTTAACAGGGTGTATGGAGCGCTTAACGTTGTGGGACTTGACCCATACCAGGGGATGTACCATCTTGCAGATCGCGGGCACGCAACGCTGGCCTCTGATTTTATGGAGGAATTTCGTGTGCTCATTGTTGATTCTGTAGTGCTTCTCCTTGTAAACACCCGAGAAATTACCGTAAAGGATTTCTCCCATAGCCAGGGGAATATTATGTTAACCCATGATGGGCTGAAGAAAGCCCTGTCGCGCTTCGAGGATAAGATGAATACCGTAATAATGCACACAAGAATTTCAATGCGGGTATCGTATCAGCAATGTATCGAAATACAGGCAAGGCAGTTTGCCAGGTTCATTCGTGGTCATGATACAGCCTATATGCCTTTTGTATTGCAATAA
- a CDS encoding SagB/ThcOx family dehydrogenase yields the protein MDEDLIEQYRYFLKDSIRKEIDFSQTDQNRGADVPPIEKPYRANAPRIDLVKPDAWKNITRIDLTTAIGHRESRRAYTKEPLTLEEISFLLWTTQGVRGEVVGSHAYRTVPSAGCRHAFETYLVVLNGKGLDQGVYRYLPLSHQLLFEFSEERLARKIVDAVYRQPYPGNAPVTFIWTAIPYRMEWRYHLAAHKVIAIDAGHVCQNLYLACEAIGAGTCAIAAYDQEALDRLLRIDGKDEFVIYLSPVGKVRNLPEK from the coding sequence ATGGATGAAGATTTGATAGAACAATATCGATACTTTCTCAAAGATAGTATCCGGAAAGAGATCGATTTTTCACAAACAGATCAGAACAGGGGTGCTGATGTTCCGCCCATTGAAAAGCCTTATCGGGCTAATGCGCCGCGCATCGACCTTGTGAAACCTGACGCGTGGAAAAACATAACCAGAATCGATCTGACCACCGCAATCGGGCATCGGGAGAGTCGAAGGGCATATACCAAAGAACCTCTTACCCTGGAAGAAATCTCCTTTCTGCTCTGGACGACCCAGGGTGTGCGGGGGGAGGTTGTGGGCAGTCATGCCTATCGCACGGTACCCTCAGCAGGATGCCGGCATGCCTTTGAGACGTATCTGGTCGTGCTGAATGGAAAAGGGCTGGATCAGGGCGTCTATCGGTATCTCCCGCTTTCTCATCAATTGCTCTTTGAATTTTCCGAAGAGCGCCTTGCCAGAAAGATTGTCGATGCCGTTTACCGTCAGCCCTACCCAGGCAATGCACCGGTGACGTTCATCTGGACGGCTATTCCTTACCGGATGGAGTGGCGCTACCACCTGGCAGCCCATAAGGTGATTGCTATCGACGCAGGGCATGTATGCCAGAACCTTTATCTCGCCTGCGAGGCAATTGGCGCCGGGACGTGCGCCATTGCCGCCTATGATCAGGAAGCCCTGGACCGGTTGCTTCGGATCGATGGAAAAGATGAGTTCGTCATTTATCTGTCGCCGGTGGGCAAGGTACGGAATCTACCGGAAAAATAA
- a CDS encoding AraC family ligand binding domain-containing protein, whose protein sequence is MNNVIVNNSKTQIIRDGFTQSSLSLGKKIILLFNVLKDSNLPLHSHSHIQFGYNFYGAYDFFIDGKKYNAKPSQSYLINSKISHSAIATSDYYSLDFKYLGNPLEKVCQFDVFEKEISNEECKFQKIHLENTIILKYTPIKEIVQLKLTSGDKERFFVVVKKRCQIKINVSSAELLPMNIYEINSSNHDINFELFKEGDEIFLFIIKST, encoded by the coding sequence ATGAATAATGTTATCGTAAATAATTCAAAAACTCAAATCATAAGAGATGGTTTCACTCAAAGTTCACTTTCATTAGGAAAAAAAATTATACTCCTTTTCAACGTATTAAAAGATAGTAATTTACCACTCCATAGTCATTCTCATATACAATTTGGATATAATTTCTACGGCGCATATGATTTCTTCATAGATGGCAAAAAATATAATGCAAAACCAAGCCAAAGTTACTTAATAAACTCAAAGATTAGCCATTCTGCAATTGCAACATCTGATTATTATTCATTAGACTTTAAGTATCTTGGAAATCCATTGGAAAAGGTTTGCCAGTTTGATGTTTTTGAAAAAGAAATAAGTAATGAAGAATGTAAATTTCAAAAAATTCATTTAGAAAATACGATAATTTTAAAATATACTCCTATAAAAGAAATAGTTCAACTAAAGCTCACTTCCGGAGATAAAGAGAGGTTTTTTGTTGTAGTAAAGAAAAGATGTCAAATAAAAATAAATGTTTCATCTGCAGAATTGTTGCCGATGAATATTTATGAAATCAACAGTTCTAATCACGATATAAATTTTGAACTTTTTAAAGAAGGAGACGAAATATTTTTATTTATAATAAAATCTACATGA
- a CDS encoding tetratricopeptide repeat protein, protein MVAVVNRMKHLCLCGLRVFVVFAIFGSCALPAYPQEHVWKELNDKTISLLQKKRYADGIKAGEEALKVAKKTFPPGDTRIADSMSLLGILYRTYGRHAEAEPLFNQALAMYKASFGPNHPSVASVLQELAEMYFLQDKYAKAEPLYRQALGIGEHVYGAEDPRIVNVLNKLGELYQDQKKYAEAIPFYKRAMAIEEKTLGSGHPDLASAMNNLATLYSSQGENAEAEILYKKALQLYEKEYGKDHPLVATILENMASFYERTGRKDEAKQLADRAKMIYSHYQR, encoded by the coding sequence ATGGTCGCGGTAGTAAACAGGATGAAACATCTGTGTCTCTGTGGGTTAAGGGTTTTTGTTGTGTTCGCCATTTTCGGTTCGTGCGCCTTACCTGCATATCCCCAGGAGCACGTGTGGAAGGAACTCAATGACAAAACCATCTCACTTCTGCAAAAAAAGCGATATGCGGACGGAATAAAGGCGGGTGAAGAGGCATTAAAGGTAGCGAAAAAAACATTTCCGCCCGGCGATACCCGCATCGCCGATTCAATGTCCCTACTGGGAATTCTTTACAGAACCTACGGCAGACATGCCGAAGCTGAACCCCTCTTCAACCAGGCGCTTGCGATGTATAAAGCATCATTTGGCCCGAACCACCCCAGTGTTGCAAGCGTCCTGCAAGAACTTGCAGAAATGTATTTCCTCCAGGATAAATATGCAAAAGCGGAGCCCCTGTACAGGCAGGCTCTTGGCATTGGTGAACATGTGTATGGCGCAGAAGATCCCCGTATTGTTAACGTCCTGAACAAGTTGGGAGAGCTGTATCAAGACCAGAAGAAATACGCTGAGGCAATACCGTTTTACAAAAGGGCCATGGCCATTGAAGAAAAAACACTCGGTTCCGGCCATCCCGACCTTGCCTCTGCAATGAACAATCTGGCGACGCTCTATTCCTCGCAGGGCGAGAATGCCGAGGCAGAGATCCTTTATAAAAAGGCGCTCCAATTGTATGAAAAAGAATATGGCAAGGATCATCCTTTGGTTGCGACGATCCTGGAGAACATGGCATCATTTTATGAAAGAACCGGAAGGAAGGACGAGGCTAAACAACTGGCAGACCGGGCAAAAATGATTTATTCTCATTATCAGAGATAG
- a CDS encoding DUF2000 domain-containing protein, whose product MKRVAIILDKNLKTGLIGNASAILMGAVARCHPELYPSDNILDRDNQRHAGIRYNTILLKTSQVQLLRLAEKIPCEYPQVTQILFSQIGQNLNNAFEEYKTQINKRNTTETKPVGVILFGEDAEIRVLTKKYSLL is encoded by the coding sequence ATGAAACGTGTAGCCATTATTTTAGATAAAAATTTAAAAACCGGACTCATTGGCAATGCTTCTGCCATTCTTATGGGAGCTGTTGCGCGTTGTCATCCAGAACTCTACCCTTCTGACAATATTTTGGATAGAGACAATCAACGCCATGCTGGTATTCGCTACAACACGATCCTATTAAAAACAAGTCAGGTTCAATTGTTACGGTTGGCGGAAAAAATACCGTGTGAATATCCACAGGTAACACAGATACTTTTTTCTCAGATTGGACAAAATCTGAATAATGCATTTGAAGAATATAAAACTCAAATCAACAAAAGGAATACTACAGAGACCAAACCAGTGGGAGTTATTCTCTTCGGAGAGGATGCAGAAATCAGAGTGCTGACAAAAAAGTATTCATTACTTTAG
- a CDS encoding VCBS repeat-containing protein, with translation MNITRMYLNLAIVVLLFYPMLSFGKDWRFPANKLLHQTGRKEQFKRDDATCCGWSANTILDMPGYLTYGPYINVLPEGKYAVHFTLFVDNNSADNLVVASIDVYDSTVDKILDIKHIRRKEFDAPFTEKIFSLYYQQLAGHTIEFRTYFHRTSYLFQRDVVVQSPDAPKKLSDGFCYDEMQITAIYRNGIDHCKSVYLVANCGKADGVGVNIHSYDSFGGVMNDSSDCSCEGSPFSFDFTELSQSRLWFRATFGPAQRNYDLVNLAFDFEKDFIDSFQFDGDRYYLNDAKSPIYKSGDTYNNIPKVYDITGLEGDKNVGVAKIKSHASWGEVTGPYGAVRITITNASPYSLHFHHHDGTNNMDIQFGRVEYGDTVFVEGEIVISDGTAILQNENDSDLNVVGDYLFSCDLDNDSQHDKIAWRSSDGTWFYKLSSENFQIIHSTQWGLPNDIPFVDDFNGDRITDFVVYRENGDFPIWALLYDYTKSWGATDNYEIKQWGLKGDIPVPADFNKDGKAEITVWRSSEGNWYVLNSGTFEDNDWYVVQWGLPEDKPFSADIDNDGFADMCVWRNSTKMYYFIPSSGSCPAGTQQHRQGCETDSLK, from the coding sequence ATGAATATAACGAGAATGTATTTAAATTTGGCCATCGTCGTATTATTGTTTTATCCAATGCTTTCGTTTGGAAAAGACTGGAGATTCCCGGCAAATAAACTTCTACATCAAACGGGACGTAAAGAACAATTTAAGCGTGACGATGCAACATGCTGTGGATGGTCTGCAAATACTATCCTGGATATGCCAGGTTATCTTACTTATGGCCCTTACATCAATGTATTACCAGAGGGTAAGTATGCCGTACATTTTACTCTTTTTGTTGACAATAATTCTGCAGACAATTTGGTGGTCGCTTCTATAGATGTTTACGATTCTACTGTAGATAAAATTCTGGATATCAAGCATATTCGCCGAAAGGAATTTGATGCGCCATTTACAGAAAAGATATTTTCGCTTTATTACCAACAATTAGCAGGGCATACGATTGAATTTCGCACGTACTTCCATCGCACGAGTTATCTGTTTCAGCGTGATGTTGTTGTGCAATCTCCAGATGCCCCGAAAAAACTTTCTGATGGTTTTTGCTACGATGAAATGCAAATAACTGCAATCTATCGTAATGGGATCGATCATTGCAAATCTGTTTATTTGGTCGCCAATTGCGGAAAAGCAGATGGTGTTGGCGTAAATATACACTCATACGATTCCTTTGGTGGTGTTATGAATGATTCCTCAGATTGCAGTTGCGAAGGTAGTCCATTTTCTTTTGATTTTACGGAACTGTCTCAAAGCAGATTGTGGTTTCGTGCTACATTTGGACCCGCTCAACGCAACTATGATTTGGTAAATTTAGCTTTTGATTTTGAGAAGGATTTCATTGACAGTTTTCAGTTTGATGGTGACAGGTATTATCTTAACGATGCTAAGAGTCCAATCTACAAATCAGGGGATACATACAATAATATTCCTAAGGTATACGACATAACAGGTTTGGAGGGAGATAAAAATGTAGGTGTTGCCAAGATTAAGTCTCATGCTTCGTGGGGAGAAGTAACTGGTCCATATGGTGCAGTACGGATTACAATAACAAACGCATCCCCTTATTCCTTGCACTTTCACCATCATGATGGAACCAACAATATGGATATACAATTTGGAAGGGTTGAATATGGAGATACGGTTTTTGTCGAAGGTGAAATTGTGATTTCAGACGGCACAGCTATTTTGCAGAATGAAAATGATTCGGATTTAAACGTAGTGGGTGATTATCTGTTTTCTTGTGATTTAGACAATGATAGTCAACATGATAAAATCGCCTGGCGTTCATCTGATGGGACATGGTTTTACAAATTATCATCCGAAAATTTTCAAATAATCCATAGCACACAATGGGGTCTTCCCAACGATATACCCTTTGTTGATGATTTTAATGGAGACAGGATCACAGACTTTGTAGTGTATCGTGAGAATGGAGACTTTCCTATTTGGGCGCTTTTGTATGATTACACAAAAAGCTGGGGAGCGACGGATAACTATGAAATTAAGCAGTGGGGTTTAAAAGGCGATATTCCCGTACCGGCTGATTTCAATAAGGATGGAAAAGCAGAAATTACGGTATGGCGCTCCAGTGAAGGTAACTGGTATGTTTTGAATAGTGGTACATTTGAAGATAATGACTGGTATGTTGTTCAATGGGGTTTGCCGGAAGACAAGCCATTTTCTGCCGACATCGATAATGATGGGTTTGCTGATATGTGTGTGTGGCGCAATAGTACGAAAATGTATTATTTTATCCCCTCTTCTGGTTCATGTCCTGCTGGCACCCAACAACACCGGCAGGGATGTGAAACAGATTCGTTGAAGTAA
- the pepF gene encoding oligoendopeptidase F, whose protein sequence is MMNKNKTRDQIDDKYKWDLSVVCASNNAWEDDYCRLEKGLPQLLEFKGSLADPRKLGKFMQLYINHSVMRENVYVYAHARFYEDTRNALYEEMKGRIELLVAKISAETVFIKKELSSLSQNDIDSMMLENPSLAEYRFFLESYARYHPHILSEETETVLAELEIALKKPDDIFSAYNDNNIVFTKFEHKGETIHLSHAKYAQLLESHDRELRQKAFEHYYRPFRQNIDVLANTYAANVLTNIKLAKVRNYPSMLEMALFPDYLPASVISNLVEVAKENIDAISEFNALKKEALGIEALHFYDNYVPLVKAIDKKYSYEEAIALVRTALEPLGAAYLRKYDATIRARVIDVFESPGKRSGAFSWGSYASRGLIFLNYTEKFSDVSTFAHEFGHCLHRDYSIEIQPYLYYQNPIFLAEVASTFNEALLFDHMSKIAESAEEKKFFLYHNMKRTEATFFRQTMFANFEMDVHTTAESGKVLIAKSITDIYRKNLETYLGRGMIIDDELNYEWARIPHFYHAFYVYKYATSLSVAIALSERVISGEKDAVEDYLAFLGAGSHKEPLEILKDAGIDLTGKGVYEVTVHKFRKLLKEYKAL, encoded by the coding sequence ATGATGAACAAGAATAAAACCAGGGATCAAATAGATGACAAATACAAGTGGGATTTGTCCGTTGTGTGCGCATCAAATAATGCCTGGGAAGATGACTATTGCAGGCTGGAGAAAGGACTTCCCCAACTCCTTGAATTTAAAGGTTCTCTTGCCGATCCCCGCAAGCTCGGAAAGTTTATGCAGTTGTACATCAACCATTCTGTCATGAGAGAAAATGTGTATGTCTATGCACATGCGCGCTTTTATGAAGATACCCGAAACGCCCTCTATGAAGAGATGAAGGGCCGTATTGAACTGCTCGTCGCAAAGATTTCCGCAGAAACCGTTTTCATCAAAAAAGAATTGTCGTCTTTATCACAGAACGATATCGATAGCATGATGCTCGAAAATCCTTCTTTGGCAGAATACCGGTTCTTTCTGGAGAGTTATGCCCGGTACCACCCCCACATCCTGTCTGAAGAAACAGAAACGGTGCTGGCGGAACTGGAAATCGCCTTGAAAAAGCCCGATGATATTTTTTCGGCCTACAACGACAATAATATTGTATTCACGAAGTTTGAGCATAAGGGAGAAACCATCCACCTCTCCCACGCGAAGTACGCCCAACTGTTAGAGTCTCACGACCGGGAGCTCCGGCAAAAGGCATTTGAACACTATTACCGTCCTTTCCGGCAAAATATTGACGTCCTGGCAAATACCTATGCCGCGAACGTGCTGACAAATATCAAACTGGCAAAAGTGCGGAACTATCCGTCCATGCTGGAAATGGCCTTGTTTCCTGATTATCTGCCGGCCTCCGTAATCAGCAATCTCGTGGAAGTCGCCAAAGAAAACATTGATGCGATCAGTGAATTCAATGCCCTGAAAAAAGAGGCTCTTGGCATTGAAGCGTTGCACTTCTATGATAATTATGTCCCACTGGTCAAGGCGATTGATAAGAAATACTCTTACGAAGAGGCAATTGCGCTGGTACGCACGGCGCTTGAACCCCTTGGCGCAGCATATCTCAGGAAGTACGACGCCACGATCCGGGCGCGGGTCATTGATGTATTTGAGTCTCCCGGCAAGAGGTCCGGGGCGTTTTCCTGGGGGAGTTATGCAAGCCGGGGATTGATTTTCTTAAATTACACGGAAAAGTTCTCTGATGTCTCAACCTTTGCCCACGAGTTCGGGCATTGCCTGCACCGGGATTATTCTATTGAAATCCAGCCCTATCTCTACTACCAAAACCCCATCTTTCTGGCCGAGGTGGCCTCGACATTCAATGAGGCTTTATTATTTGATCACATGTCAAAGATTGCCGAGTCCGCCGAAGAAAAGAAGTTCTTTCTGTATCACAATATGAAACGGACAGAGGCAACCTTCTTCCGGCAGACGATGTTTGCAAATTTTGAAATGGATGTTCACACGACGGCGGAATCCGGCAAGGTGTTGATCGCAAAAAGCATAACCGACATTTACCGGAAAAACCTTGAGACGTATCTGGGCCGGGGTATGATTATTGACGATGAGTTAAACTACGAGTGGGCGCGCATCCCCCATTTTTATCATGCCTTTTATGTCTACAAATATGCCACCAGTCTGTCAGTGGCGATTGCCCTGTCCGAGCGGGTAATCTCTGGTGAAAAAGACGCAGTTGAGGATTATCTGGCATTTCTGGGGGCAGGGTCACACAAAGAGCCGCTTGAAATCCTTAAGGACGCTGGAATCGACCTTACCGGGAAAGGGGTATATGAAGTGACGGTTCATAAATTCAGGAAATTATTGAAAGAATACAAAGCGTTATAA
- a CDS encoding GIY-YIG nuclease family protein, translating into MNKKHGNYWFLYLIRCNQGKLYTGITTDVERRFAEHTGNDKKGAKCLRGKAPLTLVMKKKIGSKRAALRIESRVKKLSKVRKEMFVEGKIKIREL; encoded by the coding sequence TTGAATAAAAAACACGGGAATTATTGGTTCTTGTACCTGATACGATGCAACCAGGGAAAGCTCTACACCGGCATTACCACTGATGTGGAAAGAAGGTTTGCGGAACACACAGGGAACGATAAAAAAGGAGCAAAGTGCTTACGGGGAAAGGCTCCTTTAACGCTGGTTATGAAAAAGAAGATAGGAAGTAAGCGTGCGGCGTTAAGGATCGAATCGAGGGTGAAAAAACTATCAAAGGTCAGAAAAGAGATGTTCGTAGAAGGTAAGATCAAAATAAGAGAACTATGA
- a CDS encoding RNA-binding transcriptional accessory protein, translated as MNDNYITKIAEELRLTAKHVLATAALLGEGATVPFIARYRKEATGSLDEVAVTTIRDRLDQLRELDKRREAILKSLGEQGKLTEELKGGVLAAETMALLEDIYLPYRPKRRTRATIAREKGLEPLAQGIFAQGEPDACLTAQAFINAEKGVDTAEDALTGARDIVAEWINEDLNARARIRELFLAKGVFRTKVISGKEEEGLKYKDYFAWEEPVSTAPSHRILAMRRGEKEGFLSLRVTPPEEEALTILEALFVKGTGESSRQVRMAAHDSYKRLLSISMETEIRLETRKRADEEAIRVFADNLRQLLLAPPLGQKNILAIDPGFRTGCKVVCLDKQGKLVHTDMIYPHQSEKNTSEAAAKILALCEKFQVETIAIGNGTAGRETEAFVRTLALPEKIHTVMVNESGASVYSASDVAREEFPDQDVTVRGAVSIGRRLMDPLAELVKIDPKSIGVGQYQHDVDQGILKRCLDDVVMSCVNLVGVEVNTASKQLLMYVSGLGPQLAGNIVKYRDENGPFRSRSDLKKVSKLGPKAFEQAAGFLRIRDGENPLDRSAVHPESYHLVDAMAKDMKCSVLDFMQDEHLRGRIDLTRYANDLVGLPTLSDIVKELAKPGRDPRMKFEVFSFTRGIDAIEQVTPGMKLPGVVTNVTAFGAFVDIGVHQDGLIHISQLADRFVKNPGEVVKVHEKVTVTVLDVDLKRKRISLSLKKQT; from the coding sequence ATGAATGACAACTACATCACAAAGATTGCTGAAGAACTTCGTTTGACGGCAAAGCACGTGCTGGCAACCGCCGCACTCCTTGGGGAAGGCGCTACCGTTCCCTTCATTGCCCGGTACCGAAAGGAGGCTACCGGGTCACTGGATGAGGTTGCTGTTACAACGATTCGCGACCGTCTTGACCAGCTCAGGGAATTGGATAAACGGCGGGAAGCCATTCTGAAATCCCTCGGGGAGCAGGGAAAGCTTACCGAGGAACTGAAGGGCGGCGTCCTTGCGGCTGAGACGATGGCGCTGCTGGAGGATATTTACCTGCCGTATCGTCCGAAACGCCGCACCCGGGCTACCATTGCCAGGGAAAAGGGATTAGAGCCGCTGGCCCAGGGTATCTTTGCCCAGGGTGAACCTGACGCATGTCTTACGGCTCAGGCCTTTATCAATGCCGAAAAAGGGGTCGATACCGCTGAAGATGCGCTTACAGGCGCCCGCGATATTGTCGCTGAATGGATCAATGAGGACCTCAATGCCAGGGCAAGGATTCGTGAGCTCTTCCTCGCAAAAGGGGTCTTCAGGACAAAAGTAATTTCCGGCAAGGAAGAAGAGGGACTGAAGTATAAGGATTATTTTGCGTGGGAAGAGCCCGTGTCAACAGCGCCATCACATAGAATTCTGGCGATGAGACGCGGAGAAAAGGAGGGGTTCCTGAGCCTGCGGGTTACCCCGCCGGAAGAAGAAGCCCTAACTATTCTCGAAGCGCTCTTTGTAAAGGGGACGGGGGAATCCTCCCGGCAAGTCAGGATGGCAGCCCACGATAGCTACAAAAGGCTCCTATCTATATCCATGGAAACGGAGATCCGCCTTGAGACCAGGAAAAGAGCGGATGAAGAGGCGATCAGGGTGTTTGCGGACAATCTCAGACAACTCCTGCTTGCGCCACCCCTGGGACAAAAAAACATCCTTGCCATCGATCCGGGATTTCGCACCGGATGTAAAGTGGTGTGTCTGGACAAACAGGGCAAGCTGGTTCATACTGATATGATCTATCCCCATCAGTCTGAGAAAAACACATCGGAAGCAGCAGCAAAGATTCTTGCCCTCTGTGAAAAATTTCAGGTAGAGACCATCGCCATTGGAAATGGCACGGCGGGCAGGGAAACGGAGGCATTTGTACGAACGCTTGCCCTGCCGGAAAAGATTCATACCGTCATGGTAAATGAAAGTGGCGCCTCCGTCTATTCCGCATCGGACGTGGCACGTGAAGAATTCCCTGACCAGGATGTAACGGTGCGGGGGGCTGTGTCCATTGGCAGACGGCTTATGGATCCCCTTGCAGAGCTGGTGAAGATCGATCCCAAATCGATTGGCGTGGGACAATACCAGCATGATGTCGATCAGGGAATCCTGAAGCGTTGTCTGGATGACGTCGTTATGAGTTGCGTGAATCTTGTTGGCGTTGAGGTCAATACGGCCAGCAAGCAGTTGCTCATGTACGTTTCTGGCCTGGGACCGCAGCTTGCCGGAAATATCGTTAAATATCGTGACGAAAACGGCCCTTTCCGGTCACGGTCGGATTTGAAAAAGGTTAGTAAATTGGGGCCAAAGGCCTTTGAGCAGGCAGCGGGCTTCCTGCGTATCAGGGACGGAGAAAACCCTCTCGACCGGAGCGCCGTTCATCCGGAGAGCTATCACCTGGTGGATGCCATGGCAAAGGACATGAAATGCTCAGTTCTCGATTTCATGCAGGACGAGCATCTCCGGGGAAGGATCGATCTCACCAGATATGCAAACGACCTGGTAGGGTTGCCTACGCTCAGCGATATTGTAAAGGAATTGGCGAAACCAGGCCGCGACCCGAGAATGAAGTTTGAAGTATTTAGTTTTACCAGAGGAATTGACGCCATTGAGCAGGTAACACCCGGCATGAAACTCCCCGGGGTAGTAACGAACGTAACGGCATTTGGCGCCTTTGTTGATATCGGGGTGCACCAGGACGGACTCATCCACATAAGCCAGCTTGCTGACCGCTTTGTAAAAAATCCCGGCGAGGTGGTAAAGGTGCACGAGAAAGTGACCGTTACCGTGCTGGATGTGGATCTGAAAAGGAAGAGGATATCCCTTTCCCTGAAAAAACAAACGTAA